Proteins from one Psilocybe cubensis strain MGC-MH-2018 chromosome 11, whole genome shotgun sequence genomic window:
- a CDS encoding Cytochrome P450 monooxygenase 98, whose product MTSISFFHAAAFFLVVLLVYSALRRRRVHRLANPRNLPYPPGPKPLPIIGNLFDIARDNETATYQALARQYGDLVFLSALGKHILFVNSFETANQLFEKRSANYSDRIQSTMSHELMGWGFSLGHMRYGDRWRKHRRMFHHQFQQSVSPSFWPIQQREAHSLLRRLLHSPDRLDHHLRHNAAAVIMSVTYGITIESTDDKYIALAEKALEGMAKSAGPGAFLVDLMPSRTEWVPGASFKRKAREWRAAVTGMREAPFATVVADMASGKAPPSFVSNLLNDIVSEKIIEDDEIETIKNCAGIAYAASFILAVLTHPEVQEKAQKELDDVVGRERLPHFNDRRLLPYTSAVVKETLRGEFIIYIEVGILWHLSPLEGLPHMVTHDDEFNGGILNDPNLYPNPRRFDPDRFMNEGDKGPTQHLSPTDTLSVAFGYGRRFCPGRHMGEAQVWISVACILSAFNITPALDENGRPIEVVPAFSSGMIW is encoded by the exons ATGActtctatctcttttttCCACGCTGCagctttctttcttgtcGTTCTTCTTGTTTATAGTGCTCTTCGCCGACGTCGAGTACATCGACTTGCAAACCCTCGAAATCTTCCATATCCACCCGGACCTAAACCCCTCCCAATCATAGGAAACCTGTTCGACATCGCGCGTGATAATGAAACGGCAACCTATCAAGCGTTAGCAAGACAATATG GCGACTTGGTCTTTCTCAGTGCCCTTGGGAAGCATATCCTTTTCGTAAACTCGTTCGAAACCGCGAATCAGCTTTTTGAGAAAAGGTCGGCAAATTATTCGGACCGCATACAATCGACTATGAGCCATGAATT GATGGGGTGGGGATTCAGTCTCGGCCACATGCGCTATG GTGATCGCTGGAGGAAACACCGTCGCATGTTTCACCACCAGTTCCAACAGTCGGTCTCCCCATCTTTCTGGCCCATCCAGCAAAGAGAGGCGCATTCACTGCTTCGGCGTCTCCTTCACTCGCCCGATCGACTTGACCACCACCTGCGCCA caacgccgccgccgtcATAATGAGTGTGACCTATGGCATAACCATCGAATCGACGGATGATAAATACATTGCACTTGCTGAAAAGGCGCTGGAAGGTATGGCCAAATCTGCTGGCCCAGGGGCGTTTTTGGTGGATCTGATGCCCTCCCGTAC TGAGTGGGTCCCTGGCGCTTCCTTCAAGCGCAAAGCACGTGAATGGCGTGCAGCTGTAACAGGAATGAGGGAAGCACCCTTCGCAACTGTAGTTGCTGATATG GCATCGGGAAAGGCACCCCCGTCGTTTGTCAGCAACTTGCTGAATGACATCGTTTCCGAAAAGATCATAGAGGATGATGAGATTGAAACTATCAAAAATTGTGCTGGTATTGCGTATGCGG CCTCGTTCATTTTGGCAGTTCTAACACACCCGGAGGTTCAAGAAAAGGCACAGAAAGAACTGGATGACGTAGTTGGGCGTGAACGACTCCCGCACTTCAATGATAGGCGCCTGCTTCCATATACATCAGCCGTTGTGAAAGAAACCCTACG AGGTGAATTCATTATCTACATTGAAGTTGGAATCCTGTGGCACCTCTCG CCACTTGAAGGTCTTCCACATATGGTGACCCACGATGATGAATTCAACGG GGGGATATTGAATGACCCAAATTTGTATCCAAATCCACGGCGCTTCGACCCAGACAGGTTCATGAACGAAGGAGATAAAGGCCCAACCCAGCATCTTTCGCCTACGGATACACTCTCCGTAGCATTCGGGTATGGACGACGATTCTGTCCCGGTCGTCACATGGGTGAAGCGCAAGTGTGGATATCCGTCGCATGTATCTTGAGCGCTTTCAACATTACCCCAGCGTTAGATGAGAATGGACGTCCGATTGAGGTGGTACCGGCGTTTTCTTCCGGCATGATCTGGTGA
- a CDS encoding Lysophospholipase 3 yields the protein MAPPQLTRCAATILFLSFLSLFPLTLAQTGPSKVACPRNFIRPAGPVAAPALSAEERAYVSGRTANVLPDAWKTYLASVRAALPPGTDLPSYVSEILDPKPPKRPYIPSRPADLPKLGIALSGGGLRATYFAAGVLTSIDGRNTTHPTGSNGLLQAATYLAGLSGGAWFTTALAQANFPTVPELVFPSNAPASNDHFGGFLSELDITAPGADELQNAGYFQAVLSELVPKVVAGFPVTLADGWTRMIARHFVNGTTADTILNPGPHGDGITFSGLKDLPSIKAHAQPFPIVVWNAIPPALVENPNDPKQLADIVPGNSVPVGSEIWEVNMFETGSWDPSLASFIPTRLLGSTPAFGTGPNKVDAQCFEGVDQAAYVAGISSSVFNYLNGTTNLLPYTQEGALINVINATFPSPVSVRLDSAALPNPFKGVNPRTYPSSSESYLSLVDGGSNGEVLPLQPLIMRSRGVDVIYAVDAPADLPNSYTNGSDIVNTAARAKRFSSGKLYPFPRVPASPQTFIDKGLTLRPTIFGCLPEDERNGAPIVVYVANGGASAEKRAKGEAGLTGTPTVQTTYSKEMAQAFMDESFAIATQGLGLNSTSVAPGQQWSTCLACAVVDRARARRGERRQGVCAECFNNYCWDGRE from the exons ATGGCCCCGCCACAGCTCACCCGCTGTGCTGCCACcatccttttcctttccttcctctccctTTTCCCCCTTACTCTCGCCCAGACCGGTCCTTCCAAGGTCGCATGCCCTCGCAATTTCATCCGACCAGCTGGACCTGTAGCTGCACCCGCTCTTTCTGCTGAAGAACGCGCTTATGTTTCGGGCCGCACGGCGAACGTCCTCCCAGATGCATGGAAAACGTATCTCGCCTCTGTGCGCGCTGCCTTGCCTCCTGGTACCGATCTCCCTTCGTATGTGTCCGAAATCCTCGACCCCAAGCCACCGAAACGCCCATACATTCCTTCCCGACCCGCTGACCTGCCCAAGCTCGGCATCGCGCTTTCTGGTGGTGGTTTAAGAGCAACGTACTTTGCTGCGGGCGTGCTCACCTCAATTGACGGCCGGAACACAACCCATCCTACGGGATCGAACGGGCTTCTGCAAGCTGCTACGTACCTCGCCGGACTCTCAGGAGGCGCCTGGTTTACCACCGCGCTCGCGCAGGCCAACTTTCCCACAGTCCCCGAGCTCGTGTTCCCCTCCAACGCGCCCGCGTCCAATGATCACTTTGGCGGGTTCCTCAGCGAGCTTGATATCACTGCCCCAGGTGCGGATGAGCTCCAAAACGCTGGGTACTTCCAGGCCGTTCTGAGTGAGCTCGTGCCAAAGGTCGTCGCAGGCTTCCCAGTCACTCTGGCCGACGGGTGGACGCGAATGATTGCAAGACATTTCGTGAATGGAACAACAGCTGATACAATTTTGAACCCTGGCCCCCATGGCGATGGGATAACTTTCAGTGGTCTGAAGGATCT ACCAAGTATCAAAGCACACGCCCAGCCTTTCCCTATTGTCGTGTGGAATGCGATCCCTCCTGCGCTTGTCGAAAACCCGAACGACCCTAAGCAGTTGGCCGATATTGTACCTGGGAACAGTGTCCCTGTTGGAAGCGAGATTTGGGAGGTTAACATGT TTGAAACCGGCTCTTGGGACCCCTCGCTGGCGTCTTTCATCCCTACGCGTCTGCTTGGATCGACCCCCGCCTTTGGAACAGGccccaacaaggtcgacgcGCAGTGCTTCGAGGGTGTCGACCAGGCCGCGTATGTTGCTGGGATCAGCAGCAGTGTGTTTAATTATCTGAATG GAACGACAAACTTGCTGCCTTATACACAAGAAGGCGCGTTGATAAATGTGATCAATGCGACGTTCCCGTCGCCTGTGAGCGTGCGGCTGGACTCTGCCGCGCTGCCAAATCCATTCAAGGGTGTTAATCCT CGTACATACCCATCTTCCTCGGAATCATATCTCTCTCTCGTCGACGGAGGCTCCAATGGAGAAGTTCTACCGCTCCAACCTCTGATTATGCGCTCGCGCGGCGTAGATGTCATCTATGCAGTTGACGCCCCCGCCGACCTGCCAAATTCTTACACCAACGGTAGCGACATCGTCAACACCGCCGCACGCGCGAAGCGTTTCTCGTCCGGAAAGTTGTACCCTTTCCCGCGCGTGCCAGCGTCGCCGCAGACCTTCATCGACAAGGGGCTGACCCTTCGCCCTACGATCTTTGGGTGTCTTCCTGAGGATGAGCGGAACGGTGCCCCTATCGTTGTATATGTCGCCAACGGCGGTGCCAGTGCCGAGAAGCGCGCAAAGGGTGAGGCAGGCCTGACGGGTACACCAACGGTACAGACTACGTATTCGAAAGAAATGGCGCAGGCGTTCATGGACGAATCGTTCGCCATTGCCACCCAAGGTCTTGGGCTCAACTCTACATCTGTGGCGCCAGGACAGCAGTGGAGTACCTGCTTGGCCTGTGCCGTTGTTGACCGTGCGCGCGCGAGGCGCGGAGAGCGAAGGCAGGGTGTTTGTGCTGAGTGTTTCAACAATTATTGTTGGGACGGACGGGAGTGA
- a CDS encoding Cytochrome P450 monooxygenase 98, which yields MLYQRRISRNTNPGRIPYPPGPKPLPLVGNFFDIPRTNESATFQDLSKKYGDLVYMSTMGVNILLVSSFKTAGDLFEKRSANYSDRFQSPMSHDLMGWDFSLSNMPYGDRWRTHRRVFHHEFQPSMAPSYFPIQTREAHGLLRRFLRYPESLEYNLRQNAASLVMKVTYGIQIADINDPYVSIARTALEGAAVATSPGAFLVNFIPIHFEYSEWIPKASFKRKAREWRDAVNRMRNDPFKTVVDGMKAGTAEPCFVSNLLNDLDSRGEVIEDEQLVVKDCAALVYAASAESTVSTLATFVLAMLTHPEIQARAQKELDTVIGRDRLPEAIDRESLPFISAIVKEVFRWNPVAPLGLPHVATNADVYNGYYIPAGTIVIGNTWGIFNDEETYPEPRRFNPDRFMGDADKGLQQLSPMDPLSAAFGYGRRACPGKYMGEFQVWISIASILSVYDIRPALDDMGRPIHVTPEFSKKGMVCHPLPFKYSIKPRDDAARRLIEQTELN from the exons ATGTTGTATCAAAGGCGTATTTCCAGGAACACAAATCCAGGGAGAATTCCATATCCTCCTGGACCTAAGCCTCTGCCACTTGTCGGGAACTTTTTTGATATTCCACGGACCAACGAAAGTGCCACGTTCCAGGATCTGTCCAAGAAATATG GCGATTTGGTGTACATGAGTACAATGGGCGTCAACATACTGCTAGTCAGCTCTTTCAAGACTGCTGGCGATTTATTCGAGAAACGATCTGCTAATTATTCTGATCGTTTCCAATCTCCCATGAGCCATGACCT CATGGGATGGGATTTCAGCTTATCGAACATGCCTTATG GCGACCGATGGAGGACACATCGCCGTGTTTTCCATCATGAATTTCAACCGTCCATGGCCCCATCATATTTCCCTATTCAAACTCGCGAAGCTCATGGATTGCTTCGTCGATTCCTTCGATACCCGGAAAGCCTGGAATATAACTTAAGACA GAATGCAGCATCCCTTGTGATGAAAGTGACTTATGGAATCCAGATAGCTGATATAAATGACCCGTATGTATCGATCGCTCGGACGGCACTAGAAGGAGCAGCAGTCGCTACTAGCCCAGGTGCCTTCCTCGTTAATTTCATACCAATCC ATTTTGAGTACAGTGAGTGGATACCCAAAGCAAGTTTCAAGCGCAAAGCCAGAGAATGGCGCGACGCAGTCAATCGCATGAGGAACGATCCTTTCAAAACAGTTGTTGATGGAATG AAAGCGGGAACTGCAGAGCCTTGCTTTGTTTCCAATCTACTCAATGATCTGGATTCGAGGGGTGAGGTCATCGAGGACGAGCAACTAGTTGTTAAAGATTGTGCCGCTTTGGTGTATGCAG CCTCTGCTGAAAGC ACCGTATCCACTTTGGCTACTTTCGTTCTTGCGATGCTTACACATCCTGAGATACAAGCAAGGGCACAAAAAGAACTTGATACTGTCATTGGCAGAGATCGCCTTCCGGAGGCTATAGACCGCGAATCACTTCCATTTATCTCAGCGATAGTCAAAGAAGTTTTCCG GTGGAATCCAGTTGCCCCACTAG GACTGCCACATGTGGCTACCAACGCTGATGTTTACAACGGATATTATATCCCAGCCGGAACTATAGTTATCGGAAATACATGGGGTATCTTCAACGACGAGGAAACGTACCCCGAACCGCGTCGCTTCAACCCAGATAGATTTATGGGTGATGCAGATAAAGGATTGCAGCAGCTCTCTCCCATGGACCCACTGTCTGCCGCGTTCGGCTACGGTCGTCGGGCATGTCCAGGAAAGTACATGGGCGAGTTTCAGGTCTGGATATCAATTGCTTCTATTTTGAGCGTATATGATATTCGGCCTGCGCTGGATGACATGGGCCGTCCTATTCACGTTACCCCAGAGTTCTCAAAGAAGGGAATGGTTTG TCACCCGCTCCCTTTCAAATATTCGATTAAGCCAAGGGATGATGCCGCTCGGAGACTCATTGAACAAACTGAACTTAATTAA
- a CDS encoding Nucleolar protein 6 codes for MAKNLKRKVAGPSSQREKSPRIEEDDAMDQDQDSVMDDSEVEGSDEPSDAEMHGLDVGEEEEEWKGIGSTMDTLPDTHPTGKKSHKPPTGEELRAIRDASDLFKSGSFKLQVDALLPNVRPKASRVPPLERFLFQLHTFIKDIPSVSPAHPLEAARKLMKKGVAVPYSLPLPTEDTNWKVAYEPPTEITLVGSWGNKISVKAKDGQPFGVDLALEMPNTLFQEKDYLNGRYFHKRSFYLANIAAAIQKSKTLNVDVSYESLQGDPRLTKLVLTPKKDDSATDFTKLNAKICILPVLSQTSPIPLHRLSPSHSNIRVSAASETAHDDTTHPTHLPTPLYNTALLQTLLPKYQLIVVHALQNEVPAFSDALTLLRVWANQRGYSEGTKMCIQGFEGAGPWWWSLLALLLNGEEARPNAPKSSRRRSVGKGLSSYQLFKAALEFLAKHDFEKDSVFVKAAEGHKFPPEEYKEHTGAVFVDSLSLTNVLARVPLGSLELLRYDATKALEALNQTTFSGDPFNGVFLKDCRDLSTRFDVILRVDLTSAKPRNTSVHSTLDIGSPANALLSSISTIVRQGLGDRSRAVALLHPSSLSRSVSQAHPSSPDTIFIGIIHNPEHAFRLVDHGPAADANDQTALETFRAFWGSKSELRRFKDGRIAESVVWDVKTADEKAHVPAMIVRHLLGWHFGLGEKEVGTWDMAYDALIRLPPVVAGEIVAAKVQTGVKGAMMAFDALVKEIKKLDDELPLALLNVSPIAEALRYTSVFSPVAMPPSLAQRLPPTARYAPPIEVVLEFEKSARWPDDVRAVQVVKMAFMERLGSALMESVQGMQARVITGHPTDSELVDRAVLELITPEGWAFHARIWYDREVNLLDNIIGGRAALQPHIKTKDKEKERKGPDYHAALKAKEVYTRLFVHAPRHHRAIAALAHRYGAFAGTVRLAKRWLAAHWVLGAHVGEEVVEVICASLFVGAGAGSGGVGVGGVGTGVGEGVEQTVRHLVPGSKERGFALFVQFLKEWKWEEGLFVPLYGGSNVPAATTTAAAAATSKASTASVAGPNKSVWKVSTEHDPSGHVWTYKGPDLVVAHRVRALASATYAYLGTLESGQLDIRGMFIHPTDDYDFVLCLDPGVIPRYVHNVGVDVEVLLGRGGKYANRTREEEEESVRVMPGFDPARMYFDDLQRIYMDTCKLFYDPLGGTQIGGVWDPTVREPRAFRVLGGFSCAPVKRASTEDASKSKSKEKDKNLVVLNQDSVLAEMERMGTGMVKKIVVVK; via the exons ATGGCCAAAAATCTCAAGAGGAAGGTCGCAGGACCATCATCACAACGAGAG AAGTCGCCTAGGattgaggaagatgatgctatggaccaggaccaggacAGCGTTATGGACGATAGTGAGGTAGAGGGAAGTGACGAGCCCAGTGATGCGGAAATGCATGGATTGGATGtaggagaagaggaagaagagtggAAGGGAATTGGATCGACCATGGACACGCTACCTGATACACATCCTACCGGCAAGAAATCGCACAAACCGCCGACGGGAGAAGAGCTGAGGGCCATCAGAGATGCTAGCGACTTATTCAAGTCGGGTTCTTTCAAATTGCAA GTGGATGCTCTGCTACCTAATGTTCGACCGAAAGCGTCAAGAGTGCCTCCTCTCGAACGATTCCTCTTCCAATTACACACTTTCATCAAAGATATACCCTCGGTTTCACCCGCGCATCCGCTAGAAGCAGCCAGAAAACTCATGAAAAAGGGCGTTGCCGTCCCATACTCGTTACCACTACCAACGGAAGATACCAACTGGAAAGTCGCATACGAGCCCCCGACCGAAATCACATTAGTTGGGAGCTGGGGGAACAAAATCAGCGTGAAGGCGAAGGACGGACAACCATTCGGAGTTGATTTGGCTTTGGAAATGCCGAAT ACCCTGTTCCAAGAAAAGGATTATTTGAATGGTCGTTATTTCCATAAAAGATCGTTCTATCTCGCCAATATCGCAGCTGCGATCCAAAAGTCGAAAACACTCAATGTGGACGTTTCTTATGAATCACTACAAGGTGATCCACGTCTCACGAAGCTTGTTTTGACACCAAAAAAAG ACGATTCGGCCACCGATTTCACCAAATTAAACGCCAAAATCTGCATCCTACCTGTGCTATCACAAACCTCACCCATCCCCCTCCACCGACTTTCGCCTTCGCACTCAAATATTCGCGTCAGCGCCGCGAGCGAGACGGCTCACGACGACACTACACACCCCACGCACCTTCCCACCCCGTTGTACAACACTGCCCTTCTACAAACTCTCCTGCCCAAATACCAGCTTATTGTGGTGCATGCGCTACAAAATGAAGTCCCAGCCTTCTCCGACGCGCTGACGCTTCTCCGGGTGTGGGCCAACCAGCGTGGGTACAGTGAGGGGACGAAAATGTGCATCCAGGGGTTCGAGGGTGCAGGGCCTTGGTGGTGGTCTCTTCTTGCATTGCTGTTGAATGGGGAAGAGGCGCGCCCGAACGCGCCCAAGTCTAGCCGGAGACGGTCGGTTGGAAAGGGTCTCAGTTCGTACCAGCTTTTCAAAGCCGCTTTGGAATTTTTAG CCAAACATGATTTTGAGAAAGATTCGGTGTTTGTGAAGGCTGCTGAGGGCCATAAG TTCCCACCTGAGGAATACAAGGAGCATACAGGCGCTGTTTTCGTCGATTCGTTATCCTTGACAAATGTTTTGGCTAGAGTGCCGCTTGGATCTCTGGAGCTG CTACGTTATGATGCCACGAAAGCACTCGAAGCGCTCAACCAAACCACATTTTCCGGAGACCCATTCAACGGAGTCTTTTTGAAGGACTGTAGAGATCTTTCAACGCGTTTCGATGTCATCCTTCG TGTTGATCTCACATCCGCGAAACCTCGAAACACCTCCGTCCACTCGACACTCGACATCGGATCCCCTGCTAACGCGCTTCTGTCGTCAATAAGCACCATCGTCCGACAAGGTCTCGGCGACCGCTCGCGTGCCGTGGCCCTCCTTCACCCTTCGTCTCTCTCCCGCTCCGTGTCCCAGGCGCATCCTTCAAGTCCCGACACGATCTTCATCGGCATCATCCATAACCCCGAACACGCATTCCGCCTCGTCGACCACGGCCCAGCAGCCGACGCCAACGACCAAACGGCGCTCGAAACGTTCCGCGCGTTCTGGGGCAGCAAATCGGAGCTGCGCCGATTCAAAGACGGGCGCATTGCGGAGAGCGTGGTGTGGGATGTTAAAACTGCCGACGAGAAGGCGCATGTGCCTGCTATGATTGTGAGGCATTTGCTCGGTTGGCATTTTGGGTTGGGGGAGAAAGAGGTGGGGACGTGGGATATGGCGTATGATGCGCTTATACGGTTGCCGCCTGTGGTTGCGGGTGAGATTGTGGCGGCGAAAGTGCAGACTGGGGTGAAAGGCGCGATGATGGCGTTCGACGCGCTCGTGAAGGAGATCAAGAAGCTCGACGATGAGCTCCCGCTGGCGTTGCTTAATGTCAGCCCTATTGCGGAGGCGTTGAGGTATACGAGCGTGTTCAGCCCCGTGGCGATGCCACCTTCACTTGCCCAGCGGCTCCCGCCGACCGCGCGCTATGCGCCGCCTATTGAGGTTGTGCTGGAGTTTGAAAAGTCCGCGAGGTGGCCGGACGATGTTCGCGCGGTGCAGGTGGTCAAGATGGCGTTTATGGAGCGGTTGGGGTCTGCGCTGATGGAGTCGGTTCAGGGGATGCAGGCAAGGGTTATCACTGGGCACCCGACGGACTCGGAGCTTGTCGACCGTGCGGTTCTGGAGCTTATCACACCCGAAGGATGGGCGTTCCATGCGCGGATATGGTATGATCGCGAAGTGAACTTGCTCGATAACATCATCGGCGGGAGAGCAGCTCTCCAGCCACACATCAAGACAAAGgacaaggagaaagagaggaagggCCCGGATTATCACGCCGCGCTCAAAGCGAAGGAGGTGTACACGCGCCTCTTCGTCCACGCGCCGCGGCACCATCGGGCCATCGCGGCGCTCGCGCATCGGTACGGTGCGTTTGCGGGGACGGTGCGCCTTGCGAAGCGGTGGCTTGCGGCGCATTGGGTGTTGGGTGCGCATGTGGGCGAGGAGGTTGTGGAGGTTATTTGTGCGTCGTTGTTTgtgggtgctggtgctgggagtggtggtgtgggtgtgggtggtgtGGGTACGGGTGTGGGTGAGGGTGTGGAGCAGACGGTGCGACATCTTGTTCCTGGTAGCAAAGAGCGCGGGTTTGCGCTTTTCGTGCAGTTTTTGAAGGAGTGGAAGTGGGAGGAGGGGTTGTTCGTGCCGCTTTACGGGGGCAGCAACGTCCCCGCTGCTACTACTactgcggcggcggcggcaacGAGCAAAGCGTCGACGGCGAGTGTGGCGGGCCCGAATAAGAGCGTGTGGAAAGTATCGACGGAGCACGATCCGTCAGGACACGTGTGGACGTACAAAGGCCCCGACCTCGTCGTTGCGCACCGTGTACGGGCTTTAGCGAGTGCGACGTATGCTTACCTAGGCACGCTCGAGTCCGGCCAGCTGGATATCCGTGGTATGTTCATACACCCAACGGACGACTACGATTTCGTGCTGTGTCTTGATCCGGGTGTGATACCGCGCTATGTGCATAATGttggtgtggatgtggaagTGTTGTTGGGACGCGGTGGAAAGTATGCGAATAGGacgagggaggaggaggaggagagtgTGCGGGTGATGCCTGGGTTTGATCCTGCGCGGATGTACTTTGATGATCTTCAG CGGATTTACATGGACACGTGTAAATTGTTCTATGACCCGCTTGGTGGGACACAGATTGGTGGTGTGTGGGATCCGACGGTGAGAGAGCCGCGTGCGTTTAGAGTTTTGGGCGGGTTCTCTTGTGCTCCTGTTAAAAGGGCGAGT ACGGAGGACGCGTCGAAGTCTAAATCGAAGGAAAAGGATAAAAATCTCGTCGTGCTTAACCAGGACTCGGTCCTTGCTGAGATGGAAAGGATGGGCACGGGGATGGTGAAGAAGATTGTGGTTGTGAAGTAG
- a CDS encoding DNA replication complex GINS protein PSF1 yields the protein MTEARQYGELATQLVTESRRSTQTDTLLKYNDSLVRSLLREQRSLESALSTLLIDGHAPPPALLIIQTAINRNKRCLLAYHAHRTDRLRDMYWAAGGALPHVLGNQETRAKMSPYEVDYLRAYHASVMEFRAEFAYELDITASIVDPPKDLQVLVRVVRDCGMIQTELGVIDFQKGQRFMVRRADIEHLIVQGYLEEV from the coding sequence ATGACTGAAGCGCGTCAATACGGAGAGCTCGCCACCCAACTAGTCACAGAATCCCGACGCTCGACACAGACCGACACGCTCCTGAAATACAACGACTCCCTCGTGCGCTCGCTGCTGCGCGAACAGCGCTCGCTCGAGTCCGCCCTCTCAACACTGCTCATCGACGGGCACGCGCCGCCACCTGCACTGCTCATCATCCAAACGGCGATCAACCGCAACAAACGCTGCCTGCTCGCGTACCACGCGCACCGCACGGACCGCCTGCGGGACATGTACTGGGCGGCGGGCGGCGCGCTGCCGCATGTGCTCGGGAACCAGGAGACGCGGGCGAAGATGTCGCCGTATGAGGTGGACTATCTGCGCGCGTACCATGCGTCTGTGATGGAGTTCCGCGCAGAGTTTGCGTATGAGTTGGATATCACCGCGAGCATTGTGGATCCGCCGAAGGATCTGCAGGTCCTCGTGCGCGTCGTGCGGGACTGTGGGATGATACAGACGGAGTTGGGGGTTATAGATTTTCAGAAGGGGCAGCGGTTTATGGTGCGCAGGGCGGATATCGAGCATCTCATTGTGCAGGGTTACTTGGAGGAGGTTTGA
- a CDS encoding UDP-glucosyltransferase 45: MPLWGHSRAPCVLAARLVKEHESLVVSMIIPPNYFKNAEAEISAEFDDAPEETRRRLRVFSPYKSDKDDIFFNITALFGSFSTTYKSLLEANAITCAQTGQVFDSAPSPCAVFLDVYLSPLMFAVRAMSGSTVPIVGLCPLHASFLVHLYGPERMDGLGDLDAKIEAEAARLGVTAKDIGDTLHTMPVVSDFLKLAYKGFETSNAIFSFSSYNLEKQSIDAMRSWFSEDWNKEVYTVGPLFPSKPTTYSISSKTASGSSQVEEFLETSLKKHGENSLVLISFGSLFWPIISEYIEEVLEALVEKNIPFILSCASIYATVSDELVSRIHATESGLICKWVPQKYVLNHPATGWFMTHAGQSGVLEALDSGTPMICWPFEFDQPCAAAHLSENLHVAFELVQVRTGVHGMKPLYRHGMQAKGTREAVGVEIREVLDACRGDKGAELRKNALEIKAQFSESWKANGVSRKDMHLFLEKFNIRL, encoded by the exons ATGCCACTGTGGG GACATTCCAGAGCGCCTTGCGTTCTGGCAGCCCGGCTTGTTAAGGAGCACGAGAGCCTTGTAGTCTCCATGATAATCCCCCCAAACTATTTCAAGAACGCGGAAGCGGAAATATCAGCAGAATTCGACGATGCACCAGAGGAAACTCGTCGACGCCTTAG GGTTTTCTCACCGTACAAATCCGACAAGGATGACATCTTCTTCAATATAACAGCACTGTTTGGCTCATTCTCAACCACCTATAAATCTCTACTAGAGGCAAACGCGATTACTTGCGCTCAGACGGGGCAGGTCTTTGATAGCGCTCCATCCCCATGTGCTGTTTTTCTTGAT GTTTACCTTAGCCCTTTGATGTTTGCCGTACGCGCTATGTCAGGCAGCACCGTGCCTATCGTGGGTCTCTGTCCCCTCCATGCCTCGTTTCTTGTCCATCTTTATGGTCCTGAACGAATGGACGGTCTTGGAGACCTCGATGCAAAGATTGAAGCGGAGGCAGCTCGGCTCGGAGTCACAGCCAAGGATATCGGAGACACG CTTCACACTATGCCTGTGGTATCCGATTTCCTGAAATTGGCATACAA AGGCTTCGAGACGAGCAACGCCATTTTCTCGTTTTCTTCATACAATCTCGAGAAGCAATCAATAGATGCAATGAGGTCGTGGTTTTCGGAAGACTGGAATAAGGAAGTATACACCGTTGGCCCGCTGTTTCCCTCCAAGCCTACCACCTATAGTATTTCTTCAAAAACAGCTTCCGGATCATCACAGGTCGAAGAGTTTCTGGAGACGTCATTAAAGAAGCATGGAGAGAACTCGCTGGTTTTG ATTTCATTCGGTTCACTGTTCTGGCCCATAATTTCTGAATATATTGAAGAGGTTCTAGAGGCTCTGGTGGAAAAAAATATCCCATTT ATACTATCATGTGCATCAATCTATGCAACAGTATCAGACGAGTTAGTATCAAGAATACACGCAACCGAATCTGGGCTCATTTGCAAATGGGTGCCGCAAAAATACGTGCTGAATCATCCA GCTACAGGCTGGTTCATGACACACGCCGGACAAAGCGGCGTCTTGGAAGCTCTCGATAGTGGTACTCCAAT GATATGCTGGCCATTTGAGTTCGATCAGCCGTGCGCAGCAGCACATCTATCGGAGAATTTACATGTTGCCTTTGAACTCGTGCAGGTTAGAACAGGGGTACACGGTATGAAACCGCTCTACCGACACGGTATGCAGGCCAAAGGCACCCGTGAAGCTGTTGGAGTCGAGATCCGAGAGGTTCTCGATGCATGCCGTGGTGATAAGGGCGCGGAGCTACGAAAGAATGCCCTGGAAATCAAAGCCCAATTCTCCGAGTCCTGGAAAGCTAATGGAGTCAGCCGAAAAGACATGCACTTGTTCTTGGAAAAATTTAACATTAGACTTTAG